One Oceanotoga teriensis genomic window, AATGTTTATGGATAATGAAATGAAAAAAATATGGGATATTAATTTAAATGGAGAAGTTTTAAAATATTCGAAAGGTTTTTTAGTAAGTGGGGATACATTTTTTTCTATTGTTGACAATAAAAAGAAAGTTACTTATGATTCGACTATTAATGTAAATAATTTTAAAAGTATAAATATAGGTGATTTTATTATAAATGAAGATGGAATTTTCAGATTTGAAAATTTTGATAATTTATATGCTGGAAAAGTTAATGATTTGTGTGAATGGAGTAATGGATTTTTATTTAATGATGATAATAATATATATTTTTATGATTATGAAAATTATGAAGTTACAAAAAAATTTTTTCATACTAATAAAATTCAAGGGGTTTTTACATTTGAAAATGGAATTATTTTTTATACAAATTATAGTTTTTATATTTTAAATAATGATTTTGATGTTATAGATAGTTTTCAATATGATATAAAACCAGATAATTTTATAGTTTCTGAGAATAAAGTTTTTTTTACAATTCAAAGCAGATTTTTTGTTGTAGATATCTTTAATACTGATAGGTATAAGATAAAAGAAATGGAATTGCCAATAGTAGATATAGATTATTTCGAAAATAAAGTGTATATATCTCTTTCTTCAGAAGGTATTATTTGGTATGATATAAATGAAAATCTTGATTTAGAGAAGCTTGGAGAAGTTTTGATCTTTAATGCAAATAATTTTTTATTGTAATTAAAACTCCAAAGTAGAATTAAACTACTTTGGAGTTTATTATAATTATTTTATTGTAATTATTTTATCGAGTTTTACTATTTCTATAACTTTTTTGACATTTGAATTTGAAACATTATGTATTTCCATTATACCATTTTCTTTTTTATAATCTGCAAAAAAATAAAATATTCTTCCAAGTCCAGAACTGTCTATATATTCAAGTCCATCCATGTCTATTATGATTTTTTTCATTCCCTTATCTTTTAAGTCATATAACATTTCTTTTAATTTTCCCGAGTTTGATATATCAATTCTACCTTCTAATTTTATTTTTCCGATATTTCCAGTTATTTCTTTTTTCATATTTATACCCCCTAATTAGAGTCTGTTAATTTTTCATAGCTTTTTAATATAATTATAACATAAATTCTCATTATATACCAATTATTTTTGAGATGATTCATAAAGTTCTTCTAATTCTTGATTTATTTGATCTTCTTCTATGGTTATTTTCTCAAGGTTTTTTTCATATTTTTCTTTTTTCTCCATCAATTCGATAACTTTTGAATAATTGTTTCCATTTATTATTAATTCTTTTTCAGTTAGGTCTATTTTTTTGAATAAATCATCAGCAATTATTATTATTTCTTCTTTCCTTCTTTCTAAAGCTTTTATTCTATTTTTTATCTTTTTCATTTGTAAAAGTATGTCTTTATCTTTCTTTTTTTTATTTAATTTAAAAGAATCTTCTTGTATTTCTTCTAAAAAATCATCTAATTCTGTAGAAATATGCGATTTTCCATTTTTTATGAAAATAAATTTATCTGATATATTTTTTAATAATTTCTCATCATGGGATACTAATATTATTGCGCCTTTAAATTCTTTTAAGGTTTCTTCTAATGTTTGAACTGTTAATATATCTAAATGGTTTGTTGGCTCATCGAGGATTAACACATTTGGTTTATTTAATATTTCTTTTGCCAATGCCAATCTTGTTAATTCTCCACCAGATAAAGTATTTATAGTTTTAAATACATTTTCTCCAACAAAACCAAATCTTCCAAGATATTTTCTTACTTCATAATCTGGCCATTCTGGCATAAGTTTCCAAGTTTCTGTCATTATATCATTTAACCTATTAAATGATGAAATTACCTGATCGAGGTATCCTATTTTTATATTGTGTCCCCATTTATAATGACCAGAATTTTGAATTAATTTATTATTTATTATTTTTAATAAAGTTGATTTTCCACAACCATTATTTCCTATTATCGAAACTTTTTCACCTTCATTTACTTCAAAGTTTATGTCTTTTAGTAAAGGTGAATTATTGTTGAATTCGAATTTTAAGTTTGTGACTTCAAGAACTTTATAACCAGTTTTTTGCGGTTCTGGTATTTTTATTTTTATAGCTCTTTCTTCTT contains:
- a CDS encoding STAS domain-containing protein; this translates as MKKEITGNIGKIKLEGRIDISNSGKLKEMLYDLKDKGMKKIIIDMDGLEYIDSSGLGRIFYFFADYKKENGIMEIHNVSNSNVKKVIEIVKLDKIITIK
- the abc-f gene encoding ribosomal protection-like ABC-F family protein — encoded protein: MLIKLENISHNFGEQDLFFDVNLTVYDEDRIALIGQNGSGKTTLLNILTEIIEPLEGSVIKSNKTQIEFLKQFRMENPDENLISFVKRGINNVDDIMMDKSIKGVLIGLGFPEETWERKVKSLSGGELTRLSLGKTLAGNHNLLLLDEPTNHLDLYSIKWLTSYLKKYKGAIITVSHDRNFLNNLCNKYWEINNYQVWEFKGPFDNYMKQRENLIYSVASRKSNLEKEMDRLEKMIKRYRKWATEKMVRQAIIRERSLEKIKKEYEQIDTIEEERAIKIKIPEPQKTGYKVLEVTNLKFEFNNNSPLLKDINFEVNEGEKVSIIGNNGCGKSTLLKIINNKLIQNSGHYKWGHNIKIGYLDQVISSFNRLNDIMTETWKLMPEWPDYEVRKYLGRFGFVGENVFKTINTLSGGELTRLALAKEILNKPNVLILDEPTNHLDILTVQTLEETLKEFKGAIILVSHDEKLLKNISDKFIFIKNGKSHISTELDDFLEEIQEDSFKLNKKKKDKDILLQMKKIKNRIKALERRKEEIIIIADDLFKKIDLTEKELIINGNNYSKVIELMEKKEKYEKNLEKITIEEDQINQELEELYESSQK